From Chryseobacterium camelliae:
GATAAGATCCCGTTTCAGGCCATCTACCTGTACGGAGTTCCAGTGCGTTTTATTCATGTGAAACGCTCCGTTGATCTGCGGATATTGCTCCCGAAGCTCGGCACTCCATTCCGGATCGGTTTTTACATTGATCTGCAATGGAATTCTTTCTAAGGGCATCAGGAGAAACATCTTATCGCCAACTTTTAAGACAAGGGTTTCATTATCGAAGGGAAAGCTTTCTGTGACACCTTTTTTGGCCAGGCAGTAATCCAGAATTTCATTAGTGTCCATTTCAATGAATTAGTTTGAAAATTAAAACCTCAATATTATTAAAATTTTGTAAATTGAAGTAATCAATTTGAGATTAATTTTCACACCCAACCACTAAATGATATGAAAGCTCTGGTTATTGGCGCTACAGGCGCCACAGGAAAAGATCTGGTAAAGCAGTTGCTGCACGATCATGATTTTGACCGTGTTGATATTTTTGTGAGAAAGCCCGTTGATATCCGGCATCCGAAGCTTACCGCACACGTTATTGATTTTGATGCTCCTGAGCAATGGAAGTCTCTCGTAACCGGTGATGTAGCATTTTCATGCCTCGGCACTACGCTTAAAGCAGCCGGTAGCAAAGAAGCACAGCATAAAGTGGATTACGACTATCAGTATCAGTTTGCCAAAGCAGCGCGGGAAAATAATGTAGAAGATTATGTGCTTGTTTCAGCCTATGGAGCCAATCCAAAATCGAAAATATTTTATTCCAGGATGAAAGGAGAGCTTGAGGAGGCTGTAAAAAGGCTGCATTTCAATAAAATCACTGTTTTTAAACCCGGTATGCTCGAAAGAAAAGATTCAGACCGAACAGGAGAAGTCCTGGGAAGCCGCATTATTAAGTTTGCCAATAAGCTGGGCCTTCTGGAAAGCCAGAAGCCATTGCCAACTGAAGTATTGGCCAAAGCCATGATCAATTCCTCGAAAATAAAAAGCAATGGATACTCCAGTATCAAGCTGGGGAATATTTTTGGTTTTGCAGAAAAAGCTAATAATAATGCAACAATGAAATAATGTAGTAATGTAACAGTGTAATAATTTACCAATCTTGGCATTGTTATATTGTTACACTGTTACATTGTTAGATTGAATGATCTATTTCAGATATTTCGTAATTGCTTCGTCGGTAGGCTTTGTAGTACTTACGAAAGAATCAATTAACTTACCGTTTTCGTCAATCAGGAATTTGGTAAAATTCCAAAGGATGGTGGTATTCTTCACACCGTTCAGTTCCTTTTCAGTGAGATACTTGAAGATCGGTGCAGTATCATCTCCTTTTACGGAAACTTTGGCAGCCATCGGGAACGTTACCCCATAATTTTTCTGGCAGAAAGCACCGATTTCCGTATTGGTTCCCGGTTCCTGTCCTCCAAAGTTATTGGCAGGAAACCCAACAATGACGAGTTTGTCTTTGTATTCTTCGTAGAGTTTCTCAAGATCAGCATACTGGGGCGTAAACCCGCATTGGGATGCCGTATTCACCACAAGGATCTTTTTCCCTTTGAAATCTGCAAAGTTGATTTCTTTCCCATCCAGGCTTTCTACTTTGTAGTCATAAATGGTTTTTCCCATAAGCGCTTTGGTTTTTGTTTTGGATGCTTCACTTTTCTTCTGGGCACAGCTGTTGAAGAACGCCATGAAAGAAAGCAGCAGTAAAAAAATTTTTTTCATGATAACGGTATTATTTAAATTTGAAAGTATTCGCCGGAAATACCTTATTCGTATCTATTCTGTTGATCAGCATCACGTAATCCCCATCTTTCTTTGTACTGGAAGATTCTATCCTGAACGGCATCATCAGATTACCCACTTTTTTGTAATCGGAATAGTCCAGGGTTTCATCTTTCTTAATTTCCCTCAGCAACATATATGTTTTGGTGTCAAAATAATATATATTCTTGTTGACATTCTTAGTCAACTCAACTTTGTGACAGTACATATTTCCGATCTTTTCTTTACCGAGGTATCTTGCAGTAAAGCCCTTATTTTCCCAGTCGATAAAATCATTGTCAAAACTTTCCGGGACATATTCCGCATACTCCTGCAGTTTATTGGCTGCGTAGTTCATAGCGTATCCCTTCGTACCGTCATATCCCTCAATTGCCGTCTCTTTATTACCGATGGTAATCACCGTCTTGGTGAGATTGGGACGTTCCTGGTAGATTTTGATCGGATACTCATCCTTGATACCCAAAATGACCTTACCCTGAAGCAGTACTGAATTTAGAAGCTTCCAGTTTGTGAGCCCTCCGGACAGTTCGATGTTTTTATCAATAATCTCCTTTGCCGTCTGAGCCATACACCACTGGGAACAAACCAGAATAAATGCCAACAGTAATTTCTTCATTAATTCTTTTTATAAGTTCAAATATAATGCTTTTTAATTTGAAAATTTATTAATCGGATCATTTGAAAATGTAACGCTTGTCTGGTCTATTCAAATCGTTTCCCTTTCAAGTTTTCAAATTAATTTTCTGGCTTTCTCCAGATCTTCCGGCGTATCGATGCCC
This genomic window contains:
- a CDS encoding MmcQ/YjbR family DNA-binding protein, encoding MDTNEILDYCLAKKGVTESFPFDNETLVLKVGDKMFLLMPLERIPLQINVKTDPEWSAELREQYPQINGAFHMNKTHWNSVQVDGLKRDLILKLIDQSYDLVFRSLTRKIQNIITNA
- a CDS encoding NAD(P)H-binding protein, translating into MKALVIGATGATGKDLVKQLLHDHDFDRVDIFVRKPVDIRHPKLTAHVIDFDAPEQWKSLVTGDVAFSCLGTTLKAAGSKEAQHKVDYDYQYQFAKAARENNVEDYVLVSAYGANPKSKIFYSRMKGELEEAVKRLHFNKITVFKPGMLERKDSDRTGEVLGSRIIKFANKLGLLESQKPLPTEVLAKAMINSSKIKSNGYSSIKLGNIFGFAEKANNNATMK
- a CDS encoding glutathione peroxidase, with protein sequence MKKIFLLLLSFMAFFNSCAQKKSEASKTKTKALMGKTIYDYKVESLDGKEINFADFKGKKILVVNTASQCGFTPQYADLEKLYEEYKDKLVIVGFPANNFGGQEPGTNTEIGAFCQKNYGVTFPMAAKVSVKGDDTAPIFKYLTEKELNGVKNTTILWNFTKFLIDENGKLIDSFVSTTKPTDEAITKYLK
- a CDS encoding histidine kinase, yielding MKKLLLAFILVCSQWCMAQTAKEIIDKNIELSGGLTNWKLLNSVLLQGKVILGIKDEYPIKIYQERPNLTKTVITIGNKETAIEGYDGTKGYAMNYAANKLQEYAEYVPESFDNDFIDWENKGFTARYLGKEKIGNMYCHKVELTKNVNKNIYYFDTKTYMLLREIKKDETLDYSDYKKVGNLMMPFRIESSSTKKDGDYVMLINRIDTNKVFPANTFKFK